A region from the Engraulis encrasicolus isolate BLACKSEA-1 chromosome 18, IST_EnEncr_1.0, whole genome shotgun sequence genome encodes:
- the LOC134469514 gene encoding syndecan-2-like has protein sequence MTFDLLPVTGNMRPPQGQETRSFLEDKETLAAVISGGVGALVLALVLVGVLVYYMKRREKANYGPPAQHTHVNSTTYHKAPTKDEFVIA, from the exons ATGACATTTGATCTCTTACCTGTCACTGGGAATATGCGTCCTCCACAGGGGCAGGAGACGCGCAGCTTTCTGGAGGACAAGGAGACGCTCGCAG cGGTCATcagtgggggtgtgggggccctGGTGTTGGCGCTGGTCCTTGTGGGGGTGCTGGTCTACTAcatgaagaggagggagaaggccAACTACGGCCCCCCCGCGcagcacacacacgtcaacagCACCACCTACCACAAGGCACCCACCAAAGACGAGTTTGTCATCGCGTAG